The Ornithorhynchus anatinus isolate Pmale09 chromosome X2, mOrnAna1.pri.v4, whole genome shotgun sequence genome window below encodes:
- the SIL1 gene encoding nucleotide exchange factor SIL1 encodes MTPPGPAALRLTLALCLLTVARSHADHGPGLPEEEEERGDDTATVTTGEDEGDPEDLEVFYPTRQWQPLLPGRAVPAGSHVRLNLQTGEREAKLQDEEPGPHRPKERRQGPRLGKMDLGPGAYTSQDLKHALARFKEGLELGTPKDDQARRAEVRRRFRPIEELKREFEALNLHLETDLQIMVRLIDKFNSSGATLGDKVAALKDLEYYVHQVDNARDLLTFGGLQLVMGELNSTEPVLKEHAAFVLGAALSSNPKVQVEAIEGGALQKLLLLLATEQPLAVKKKALFALSSLLRHFPHAQLRFLKLGGLQALRNLARDEATRVLAVRVVTLLHDLLAEKLSAEEEASASEVGAEAREKAAQYARVPLVAGLVEQGWCAVVAGLLGRQPDHDPREKVLRALGLLLDFCRDAYRHDSGLGATLARLRDEYSRLAARERRRDRRDGDREVEEEEEEEEAGYFQEMLSTIRLLLRRLD; translated from the exons gaggaggaggaggagcggggggacgACACGGCGACGGTGACCACCGGAGAGGACGAGGGCGACCCCGAGGACCTGGAGGTGTTTTACCCCACACGCCAGTGGCAGCCCCTGCTCCCAG GTCGGGCCGTGCCCGCCGGCTCCCACGTGCGGCTGAACCTGCAGACGGGCGAGAGGGAAGCCAAGCTCCAAGATGAGGAACCCGGCCCCCACCGGCCGAAGGAGCGGAGACAAGGCCCGAG GCTGGGGAAGATGGACCTCGGGCCCGGGGCGTACACCTCCCAAGACCTGAAGCACGCTCTGGCAAGATTTAAGGAGGGCCTGGAGCTGGGGACCCCCAAGGACGATCAG gccAGGCGGGCCGAGGTGAGACGGCGCTTCCGCCCCATCGAGGAGCTCAAGCGGGAGTTCGAAGCCCTCAACCTGCACCTGGAGACGGACCTGCAGATCATGGTCCGCCTCATCGACAAGTTCAACAGCTCCGGCGCCACTCTGGGCGACAAAGTGGCCGCCCTGAAAGACCTGGAGTACTACGTCCACCAG GTGGACAACGCCCGGGACCTACTGACCTTCGGGGGTCTGCAGCTGGTGATGGGCGAGCTGAACAGCACCGAGCCCGTCCTGAAGGAGCACGCGGCCTTTGTGCTGGGGGCGGCCCTCTCCAG caaCCCCAAAGTCCAGGTGGAAGCTATTGAGGGGGGCGCCCTGCAgaagctgctgctcctcctggccACGGAGCAGCCCCTGGCTGTGAAGAAAAAg GCCCTGTTTGCGCTGTCCTCTCTGCTGCGCCACTTCCCCCACGCCCAGCTGCGCTTCCTGAAGCTGGGCGGGCTGCAGGCCCTGCGGAATCTGGCCCGCGACGAGGCCACCCGCGTGCTGGCCGTCCGCGTGGTCACCCTGCTGCACGACCTGCTCGCCGAGaag CTgtcggcggaggaggaggcgtcgGCGTCGGAAGTCGGGGCGGAGGCCCGGGAGAAGGCGGCCCAGTACGCGCGGGTGCCGCTGGTGGCCGGGCTGGTGGAGCAGGGCTGGTGCGCGGTGGTCGCCGGCCTCCTGGGCCGGCAGCCGGACCACGACCCCCGCGAGAAGGTGCTCCgggccctcggcctcctcctggACTTCTGCCGGGACGCCTACCGCCACGACAGCGGGCTGGGCGCCACGCTGGCCCGCCTGCGGGACGAGTACAGCCGGCTGGCCGCCCGGGAGCGAAGGCGGGACcgccgggacggggaccgtgaggtggaggaggaggaggaggaggaagaggccggcTACTTCCAGGAGATGCTGAGCACCATCCGCCTACTCCTCCGCCGGCTGGACTGA